GTTCCGGAAAAGGACCCCGCGGCCCTGGCCCGGGCCGTCCGGCAGTTGGCAGGCTCCCGGCAGGCGGCCCTGGCCATGGCCGAACAGGGACGGAAGGTGGTGCTCAATAAATTCGACTCAGGCAGGAACTATCAAAAGGTCATGGACCTGATCATTGCAAACTCCGCCCCCGGGCCCGCCGAGGCCCTTTCCACCGGATAACGGCATGAACACCGGATCAAATCCCTGTCGCCTGGTGGTGCTTCTGCAAGACCTTGAATTCGGCGGCACCCAGCGCTATGCCCTGCACCTGCTCAAACACCTGGACCGCAACCTTTTCAGCCCTGAACTCTGGATCCTGCGGGGTGGCGACGACATGCTGCCCCTTGCCCGCGAAACCAACGTCAGGATCATCCATCTGTCCCGGTCCGCACGGGTGGGGCCTTTTGCCCTGGTGCATCTTTTCTGCCGTCTCCTGCTGACCCGGCCCCGGATTCTTTATACGCTTACCGTGGTGCCGAATATCTGGGGAAGAATTATGGGAACTCTCGTCCGAGTACCGGCCATTGTCTCCGGATACAGAAATCTTCTGCCCCGGCAGCACGAAAAATGGCTCTGGCGCTTAAGCAAACGGACTATCTGTAATGCCGAAATATTGCGGAAAATCATGACGCGCCGTTTTTCCGTGCCCCCGGACCGGATAGCTGTTATCCCCAACGCAGTGGACCCGGATATTTTTCATCCCGTCTCAGCGCCGGTGGATGCCCCCCCCACTGTCCTCTTTGTGGGCAGATTGGTTACGGACAAGGACCCTCTCAATCTTCTGGCCGGGTTCGATCTGGTCCAGAAGAAAATCCCCACAGCACGACTCCTCATCCTTGGCAACGGGCCCCTCAAAAAGAATCTTCAACGCGCAATCAGCTCCCGCGGGTTGTCCTCACGGGTAAAACTTATAGCCGGAACAGCCGATATCAGGCCGTTCCTAAAGCAGGCCACGGTATTTACCCTGCCGGCCGTCACTGGCGAGGGCTCACCCAATGTCATTATCGAGGCAATGGCCACCGGTCTGCCGGTTGTGGCCACAC
The Desulfobacterales bacterium DNA segment above includes these coding regions:
- a CDS encoding glycosyltransferase, which codes for MNTGSNPCRLVVLLQDLEFGGTQRYALHLLKHLDRNLFSPELWILRGGDDMLPLARETNVRIIHLSRSARVGPFALVHLFCRLLLTRPRILYTLTVVPNIWGRIMGTLVRVPAIVSGYRNLLPRQHEKWLWRLSKRTICNAEILRKIMTRRFSVPPDRIAVIPNAVDPDIFHPVSAPVDAPPTVLFVGRLVTDKDPLNLLAGFDLVQKKIPTARLLILGNGPLKKNLQRAISSRGLSSRVKLIAGTADIRPFLKQATVFTLPAVTGEGSPNVIIEAMATGLPVVATPIGGIPELVDEGRTGLLVKPNDPQALADALSRLLMDQHLRVEMGRRARERVLAHHSLNSMVRRTEAVFLEAAGIN